In the Oryza glaberrima chromosome 6, OglaRS2, whole genome shotgun sequence genome, one interval contains:
- the LOC127777400 gene encoding 3-ketoacyl-CoA synthase 5-like → MTMSSPPPRASKHLKSAYRLAAIAVPVVAAAVVVIVVLLRAAQLGPGELLAGRLGAARHVHLFLAALVVVPSAVATLLRLVRRPRSVYLVDYACFRPQPSNRLPFATFAEHFRLSPHIDDGSFRFVTRMMERSGLGERTYVPRGNLYLPPRTGMEEARDEAEMVVFAAVGDLLARTRIRPEEIDVLVTNCSVFSPTPSFADMVVNRFKLRGDVRAVHLSGMGCSAGLIAVEVARNLLQAAAPRGAHALVVSTETTSFSHYAGTSRSMLLPTALFRMGGVAMLLSTSRSSATTTTSRFRLAHIVRTLNAAEDRAYRCAYHEEDGDGNLGVNLSKDIVPVAGETLKANIATVGSRVLPLSEKLLYALSLLARKVAGSRRRKAIKLHVPDFRTAFEHFCIHAGGRSVIDAVQSGLGLADEDVEASRMALHRFGNTSSSSVWYELAYVEAKGRMRRGDRVWMICFGSGFKCNSAAWECISPPARDADGPWADSIHQYPVAITTTTTKMC, encoded by the coding sequence ATGACCATGAGCTCGCCACCGCCCCGCGCCAGCAAGCACCTCAAGTCGGCGTACcggctcgccgccatcgccgtgccGGTTGTggcagccgccgtcgtcgtcatcgtcgtcctcctcagAGCGGCGCAGCTCGgccccggcgagctcctcgctGGCCGGCTTGGCGCCGCGCGGCACGTCCACCTCTTCCTTGCCGCGCTCGTTGTCGTCCCGTCCGCCGTGGCCACCCTTCttcgcctcgtccgccgcccaCGTAGCGTCTACCTCGTCGACTACGCCTGCTTCCGGCCTCAGCCGAGCAACCGCCTCCCGTTCGCCACCTTCGCCGAGCACTTCCGCCTCAGCCCGCACATCGACGACGGCAGCTTCCGCTTCGTGACGCGCATGATGGAGCGGTCGGGCCTCGGCGAACGGACGTACGTGCCCCGTGGCAACCTCTACCTTCCGCCGCGCACGGGGATGGAAGAAGCCCGCGACGAGGCGGAGATGGTGGTCttcgcggcggtcggcgacctgCTCGCCAGGACGCGCATCCGCCCCGAGGAGATCGACGTCCTCGTCACCAACTGCAGCGTCTTCAGCCCGACGCCGTCGTTCGCGGACATGGTGGTGAACAGGTTCAAGCTCCGTGGGGACGTCCGCGCCGTGCACCTCTCCGGGATGGGGTGCAGCGCGGGGCTGATCGCCGTGGAGGTCGCGCGCAACCtcctgcaggcggcggcgccccgcggCGCGCACGCGCTGGTGGTGTCGACGGAGACCACGTCGTTCTCCCACTACGCCGGGACGAGCCGATCGATGCTGCTGCCCACCGCGCTGTTCCGCATGGGCGGCGTCGCCATGCTACTCTCCACGTCGAGGTcgtcggccaccaccaccacctcccggTTCCGGCTGGCGCACATCGTCCGGACGCTCAACGCGGCGGAAGACAGGGCGTACCGGTGCGCGTACcacgaggaggacggcgacggcaacctgGGGGTGAACCTGTCCAAGGACatcgtccccgtcgccggcgagacGCTCAAGGCCAACATCGCGACGGTAGGCTCCCGCGTGCTCCCGTTGTCGGAGAAGCTGCTCTACGCGCTGTCACTCCTCGCGCGCAAAGTGGCCGGCAGCCGACGACGGAAGGCGATCAAACTCCACGTGCCCGACTTCCGCACGGCGTTCGAGCACTTCTGCATCCACGccggcggccggtcggtgatcGACGCCGTGCAGAGCGGCCTCGGCCTCGCTGACGAGGACGTGGAGGCGTCGCGGATGGCGCTCCACCGGTTCGGCAACACGTCGAGCAGCTCGGTGTGGTACGAGCTGGCGTACGTCGAGGCCAAGGGACGCATGCGCCGCGGCGACCGCGTGTGGATGATCTGCTTCGGGTCGGGGTTCAAGTGCAACAGCGCGGCGTGGGAGtgcatctcgccgccggcgcgcgacGCCGACGGGCCGTGGGCTGATTCCATCCATCAGTATCCCGtggccatcaccaccaccaccaccaaaatGTGCTGA